In Cercospora beticola chromosome 3, complete sequence, the following proteins share a genomic window:
- the SNP2 gene encoding Aspartic protease snp2 (MEROPS:MER0001437) — translation MHFTFLPAALVASASLTLAAPAEVPNRKSFRITQVPRGQVYKNGPYQMMKTYGKYAAHGAVAPSFVKDAAAAVQSGSVEADPQQYDQAYLSPVNVGGKTLELDFDTGSADLWVFSKLMPSSEQSGHAVYSPSSSAKQLRGATWNISYGDGSGASGTVYADKVAVGSVTATSQAVEAATSVSAQFSQDQDNDGLLGLAFSTINTVKPQQQTTFFDTVKSTLAKPLFAVDLKAGAPGTYDFGYIDSSKYKGSITYTPVDSSDGFWQFNAQGYSIGGSNTTAGGSIGASIMDTGTSLLYLPSRVASAYYAKVPGAKIDNSQGGYTLPCSATPPNFNVAIGGKTFTVPGSYINYAPVDQSGTTCFGGIQPNTGIGFTIFGDVFMKAVYVVFDQSTDTPRLGIAAQS, via the coding sequence ATGCATTTCACATTTCTGCCGGCAGCCCTGGTGGCTTCGGCCTCTCTCACGctggcagcaccagcagaggTTCCAAACCGCAAGTCATTCCGCATTACACAAGTACCACGGGGCCAAGTCTACAAGAATGGCCCATATCAAATGATGAAGACCTACGGCAAATACGCAGCCCACGGTGCTGTTGCGCCATCGTTTGTCAAGgacgctgcagctgctgtgcagAGCGGTAGTGTCGAGGCGGATCCACAGCAGTACGATCAAGCCTATCTATCGCCAGTCAACGTTGGTGGCAAGACTTTGGAGCTTGACTTCGACACTGGATCGGCGGATCTGTGGGTGTTCTCCAAGTTAATGCCTTCAAGTGAACAATCTGGCCACGCAGTGTATAGCCCCAGCTCTTCGGCCAAACAACTGCGAGGTGCTACCTGGAATATCTCGTATGGCGACGGTTCCGGAGCAAGTGGCACTGTATATGCGGACAAGGTCGCCGTTGGCAGTGTCACCGCCACTTCTCAAGCCGTTGAAGCTGCGACTTCCGTCTCCGCACAATTCTCCCAGGACCAGGACAACGATGGCCTGCTCGGCCTGGCGTTCAGCACGATCAATACTGTTAAGCCCCAGCAACAGACCACCTTCTTTGACACAGTCAAAAGCACCTTGGCAAAGCCACTTTTTGCCGTGGATTTGAAGGCTGGCGCACCTGGCACTTACGACTTTGGCTATATTGACAGCTCCAAATACAAAGGCAGCATCACGTACACACCCGTGGATAGTTCGGATGGCTTCTGGCAATTCAACGCGCAAGGATATTCCATCGGTGGTAGCAACACGACGGCCGGTGGCAGCATCGGTGCCTCCATTATGGACACAGGCACATCGCTTCTCTACCTTCCTTCTCGTGTTGCCTCTGCATACTACGCAAAAGTTCCTGGCGCCAAAATCGACAACTCGCAAGGAGGCTACACCTTGCCTTGCAGTGCAACGCCTCCAAACTTCAATGTTGCCATCGGAGGAAAGACCTTCACGGTCCCCGGCTCATACATCAACTATGCCCCAGTAGACCAATCGGGCACGACTTGCTTCGGCGGCATTCAACCCAATACTGGTATTGGATTTACAATTTTTGGTGATGTCTTCATGAAGGCAGTGTACGTTGTGTTCGACCAGAGCACCGACACTCCTCGCCTCGGTATTGCTGCACAGAGCTAG
- a CDS encoding uncharacterized protein (MEROPS:MER0215827), giving the protein MSDIMPCTFRKESERRDEDTLSTASGLSQDITPELEQDAEPHILFHLTVQLHNKPLEIPIYHEDATIQDLSDTVAEELHIPPAHQKFLVTPKTGLLRPPFKDPTLLIRSLQDKKIVLMGATTAEVAELESDIAERKARMEKRRSALQAGRKVKANKYRDWKKVSDEAQYTFHTIRPLPYLPDPEKSQRFLERLANDAGIKASMRSHGFSVGLLTEMNPAEHTTHESRTLGLNRNRGEVIELRLRTDAYDGYRDYKVIRKTLCHELAHNVWGEHDQRFWKLCREIEAEVEKNDWRRGGHSVGGDEFYNPSDEYDEHDHADEGGWEGGEYVLGGGSSSSSAPGSGEPLSRREIIARAAEERMKKQKEAKAAEPKAKSNEITKQ; this is encoded by the coding sequence ATGTCCGACATCATGCCCTGCACTTTTCGCAAAGAAAGCGAGAGAAGAGACGAAGACACACTTTCTACAGCCAGCGGGCTTTCCCAGGACATTACACCCGAGCTAGAGCAGGATGCGGAGCCCCACAtcctcttccatctcacGGTCCAGCTGCACAACAAACCGCTCGAGATCCCGATATACCACGAAGATGCCACAATTCAGGATTTATCCGATACCGTCGCCGAAGAGCTACACATCCCGCCAGCGCACCAGAAGTTCCTCGTCACGCCAAAGACTGGCCTGCTGCGACCGCCCTTCAAAGATCCGACACTGTTGATCAGGTCTTTACAAGATAAAAAGATCGTTCTTATGGGCGCGACAACAGCAGAGGTGGCGGAGCTCGAGAGCGACATTGCAGAACGGAAAGCGCGcatggagaagagaagatcagCATTGCAAGCAGGCCGGAAGGTGAAGGCGAATAAATACCGCGATTGGAAGAAAGTCTCGGACGAAGCGCAATACACCTTCCATACCATCAGGCCTCTCCCATACCTCCCAGATCCCGAAAAGAGCCAACGCTTCCTCGAACGCCTCGCAAATGACGCGGGCATTAAAGCGTCGATGCGCAGCCACGGGTTCTCCGTAGGACTCTTGACGGAGATGAACCCTGCCGAACATACAACACACGAATCGCGAACACTAGGACTCAATCGCAATCGCGGCGAAGTCATCGAATTGCGATTACGAACCGACGCATACGACGGATATCGAGATTATAAAGTAATCCGAAAGACCCTCTGCCACGAACTCGCACACAATGTCTGGGGCGAACACGATCAGCGATTCTGGAAACTGTGTCGAGAAAtcgaagcagaagtcgaaaAGAACGATTGGCGTAGAGGAGGCCATTCCGTAGGGGGCGATGAATTCTATAATCCTAGTGATGAATACGACGAACATGATCACGCAGACGAAGGAGGCtgggaaggaggagagtACGTGCTTGGAGGTGGCTCATCGAGCTCTTCAGCGCCTGGCAGTGGCGAGCCGCTGAGCAGACGAGAAATCATCGCTCGAGCTGCGGAAGAACgaatgaagaagcagaaagaggcCAAAGCCGCAGAGCCAAAGGCCAAGAGTAACGAAATAACGAAACAGTGA